The nucleotide sequence ATCCTGCTTTTTTGAAGACCTGAGCCAGTTTTTTAGCTTCATCACTCGTATAACTATAAATCACTATTTCTTGATCGGGAAGTATACCTTTGGAACGAATAATCTCTATCCAATCCATGTATTTGGTCCATTTTAGTGGCAAGCATTTGGCACTTCTGATATGACCTCCTCGTTTTTCTCCTTGTAGAGCCCAGCCATTATAGGCTTCTGTTGGCCGCGCATCAATAAGCCATCCTTTATTATTATCTATAAAGTCTTTTAATTCATTTGTGGAAATTTCTCTGATGTTCATACTTTAATTTTTGGTAGATGTTAAAATTAGGAATTTATCTTGAGTATTGGGGGTAAGGAGTTTTTTAATAAATCAAAGTTTAATAGTTTTTGTTTTCGGGCAGGGATGTCATCGCTTCAAGAGATGACATCCCTGCCTTTGGCGCACTTCGCGATTTCCTTTGCGTTTTCTTTGCGTGGAATGACGTATTGCATAACTGAAGGAGAAAACGTTTAATTTGTTTAGCCTAGAATCAATTCATTTTTTCCAATTCAGTAACTCCTTGTTTTCCTAGTTCAACGAGTTCTTCTGGACTATGAAACCCTTGCGATAGGAGGATTGCTTCACCTTCTGTGTTAAGAATATATAAGGAAGGATAAGCATCAACTTGAAGCTGACGAGCAATATTAATTCCCTCTCCTTTTTCTGCATCTAAGGTCACATTGATATAGTTTTTATTGAAATATTCTCCAGCTTTTGCATCAGGAAAGGTTCGGTGTTTTAATGCTTTACAAGGTCCACACCAAGAGGCATAAACATCGAGGAAGATAGGTTTGTTTTCTTCTTTTGCTAATTGTAGAATTTCTTCCCAGGAGTCTTCATTAAATTGAATTCCTTTGTCGGGGTTTGTTTCTTGTGCAAAGACGATGGTAGAAAACACCATTAATAATAAGGTGAATATGCTTTTGGTTTTAAGTCGGAAACGACTGCTGATATTTGTTTTCATCATTATAGTTTTTGAAGGTTTTCTATTATTTCTTTTACTGAAGAGCGAGATTTATAATTGGGGTCGAATTGTCGCCAAATAATTTCACCGTCTTTATTGATGATGAAGGTAGCGGGGATGGGTAGATTTTGAGCATCACTGCTATGTGATTTTTTAATTTTAGCACCCAAAGCTATATTATAAGTCATTAATTGGCTGCTCTTTGGTTTGTAATTGACATCGAAAGCGGTGGCGATTCGATAATTCTCATCGTAGAGGAGGGTGAATTGTGCACCTGATTTCTCCGACATTTTTTCTAAATACTCTGGTTTTTCTGGTGATATAGCAATGATGCTTGCTTCTGTTGCTTCTATCATCTGAAGACTATCCTGAAGAGTTGCCAAATGAGTATTACATACCGGGCACCAAAAGCCACGATAGAATACTAAAACCACTGGGCCATATTGTAATGCTTCTTTTAAGATAATGGTTTCATTATTGGCATTTAAAGCAGAAAAGTTTGGAGCCATTTCACCTATAGCTAATCCCTTGGCCTCCTCAACTGATTTTGTGGTTTGGCCTTGAGATATATTAAAGCTGATTATAATTAATATGATAGCGACGATTGTTTTCATTTCGTTTGTTTCTTTATTAGTAGTTTGAGTTTTGAATCCTTACAAATGCATCTTAGTTTTAAGAAATAATTACATTTGTACAAATAATAGAAACAATTGAAGATTAAACGGCACATACTCATTATTTCATTCTTACTGCTTGGGACATCCATTTCTATTGCTCAGAGTCAAAGTGTATGCGATAGCTTAAAACAAACTAGTTTACAGTACTTATCTCCTCAAGAAAAGTTAAATAGCCTATTTCATATCATCGACAGTCTCTACACCAGTAATCCAGAATTATGTTTGGGTTATGGTGAATGTGCTCTTGAATTAGCGGTGAAGAATAATGATGAAAAAGGCAAATTAGGAGCCATGAATAAGCTGGCACATATCTATTGGCAGCAGTCGGATTTTAAATTGGCTTTGTATTATGCTAATCAAGTAAAAATAGAGTCAAATAAGCTTGGATTGAAAAAGGAATATGCCGATGCCTTAATAGTAATCAGCCAGACATACTCTGATCTTGGCGATTATGATAAAAGTTCTGAAATGAGTTTTGAAGCCTTGAAGCTTTTCGAAGAATTAGAAGATAAAAAAGGAATTAGTAAAGCTTTATATCGCGTTGGGAATATTTATTTTGAACAAGAAAAGTGGCAGAAGTCATTGGAATATAATCAACAATCATTAGATATTTCTCGTGAGATAAACGATATCATTGGTATTGCTAGAGGATTGAATAATGTGGCAGCAGATTATGGGAATATGGGTGAGTTCGATAATTTTGAAGATTACATTCGTAAAGCCATTGTCATTAATAAAAAATCAGGAAGAAAGCTTTGGGAAGGAATAAATTACCTTAACCTAGCTATTACTAACCGAGAGAAAGAATCCTATGACACTGCATTCTATTATTATAACAAGGCAGAGGCTCTTTTTGTTGAAATCAATCATGTTCCAAAGCGATGTGCCATTAACACTCAATATTCTAAATATTATGAGGAACTTGAAGACCTAGATAAAAGTTTGGTTTTTGCTAAAAAGGCCTATCAACTTGGCAAGGAAAACCACTTAAAAAAGTCCATTTATGTATCGGCCATGCGATTGCACTATGTTTATAAAGGCCTAGGGAATATAGATAGTGCTTATAAGTATAGCCAGATTCAGTATCAGTTGAAAGATAGTCTGGATTTGGAAAAAAGCATGAACCGCCTATTACAGTTGGAATTACTTTCTGAATTTGAAAAGCAAGAACAGCTGCGAGAAATTGAAAGGGAAAGAATCCAATTTCAATATATCATTACAGCTGTTATAATCGTATCGTTCTTTGTTTTTATCATTCTCATTTTGGTGGCTCGCCATCGCTTAAAAGCCAAAAACGCCATTATAAAAAGGAAAGAGTTAGAAGGTAAACTGGAATCGAAAAACAAAGAGTTAACCTCTAATGTGATGGGCCTGATGCGCAAGAATGAAGTCTTATCAGAACTGGCCACTAAGTTGATGAAGGTGAGAGACGATGCTGTAAAAGATGATACTAAGCTAGCCATTCAAAGAATTGCAAGTGAATTAGAACAATCCACGAATAAAGAAATTTGGGAAGAATTTGAAGTTCGCTTCCAACAAGTTCATACAAGTTTCTACGAAAACTTATTGCAAGAATTTCCCGAGTTGAGTTCTAGTGAACAACGTTTGTGTGCCTTCCTCCGACTCAATATGACCACCAAAGAAATATCAGAATTAACCGGACAAAGAACCTCCTCACTTGAGATAGCACGTTCTCGTCTACGCAAAAAACTAGGAATTACCAATACCAAAGAGAACCTTTCTTCATTTCTCTCTAAGTTTTAAATTTAGCCTCTTCTGTTTTTTTATTCTATAGTTAATCAAATAGTTATTGTTTTTGTTAAGGATTTGTATAGGTCACATTCACATCCATCTAAGGATTTGTATAGGTTGTTTTTTTGTCTTTTGTCCTTCTGAACTTCATCTTTGCTTCGAAAAAATATTGCCGATGGAAAAAGATGAAAATGTCTTAAAACAAGAGAATTCCGATGAATTAAAACTTTTCATTGAGAAAAAGAAAAATCAAAATGAAGTCTTGAAAAAGATGATGGAACAATTGCAAATTCTAAAGCCATCAAATAACAAAAACAACAATAAAAAATAATTCACTATGAAAAAATTTACTTTACACTTGTTACAAACGACTTTAGCACTTTTTATAAGCCTTGGTTTATTCGCTCAAAGCAATAAAAATGTAAATGATGAAGTTCCATTAATACCGCTTTTTGAACTATTTACTAGCTCTACTTGCCCTCCTTGTGCTTATGCCAACCCTATTTTCGATGCCCTCTTAGAAGATAACCCTGGTACATATAGTGTTATTAAGTATCAAACAAACTTTCCTGGAGCTGGAGACCCATATTATACTGCGGAAGTTGGAGCTAGAACATCCTATTATGGTGTCTCATCTGTTCCTTCTTTGTATGTAAATTCAGATCAAATGCATCCAAATGAGTGTACTCAGGAAGTATATGATAGTTATCAGGGTCAAACTACTTATTTAGATATAGAAGTATCTACTGCAGAAATAGACCCTGATAATAATATCACAATAGCAGTTGATTTAAATGCTCTTGCCGACTATCCTGCAGGTCTTAAAGCACAAGTTGTTGTAGTTGAAGGTAGAACATTTGAAAATACAGGAAGCAATGGTGAGTTAGAATTTACACATGTAATGATGAAAAT is from Lentimicrobium sp. L6 and encodes:
- a CDS encoding thioredoxin family protein, whose amino-acid sequence is MKTNISSRFRLKTKSIFTLLLMVFSTIVFAQETNPDKGIQFNEDSWEEILQLAKEENKPIFLDVYASWCGPCKALKHRTFPDAKAGEYFNKNYINVTLDAEKGEGINIARQLQVDAYPSLYILNTEGEAILLSQGFHSPEELVELGKQGVTELEKMN
- a CDS encoding tetratricopeptide repeat protein, whose product is MKIKRHILIISFLLLGTSISIAQSQSVCDSLKQTSLQYLSPQEKLNSLFHIIDSLYTSNPELCLGYGECALELAVKNNDEKGKLGAMNKLAHIYWQQSDFKLALYYANQVKIESNKLGLKKEYADALIVISQTYSDLGDYDKSSEMSFEALKLFEELEDKKGISKALYRVGNIYFEQEKWQKSLEYNQQSLDISREINDIIGIARGLNNVAADYGNMGEFDNFEDYIRKAIVINKKSGRKLWEGINYLNLAITNREKESYDTAFYYYNKAEALFVEINHVPKRCAINTQYSKYYEELEDLDKSLVFAKKAYQLGKENHLKKSIYVSAMRLHYVYKGLGNIDSAYKYSQIQYQLKDSLDLEKSMNRLLQLELLSEFEKQEQLREIERERIQFQYIITAVIIVSFFVFIILILVARHRLKAKNAIIKRKELEGKLESKNKELTSNVMGLMRKNEVLSELATKLMKVRDDAVKDDTKLAIQRIASELEQSTNKEIWEEFEVRFQQVHTSFYENLLQEFPELSSSEQRLCAFLRLNMTTKEISELTGQRTSSLEIARSRLRKKLGITNTKENLSSFLSKF
- a CDS encoding peroxiredoxin-like family protein — its product is MKTIVAIILIIISFNISQGQTTKSVEEAKGLAIGEMAPNFSALNANNETIILKEALQYGPVVLVFYRGFWCPVCNTHLATLQDSLQMIEATEASIIAISPEKPEYLEKMSEKSGAQFTLLYDENYRIATAFDVNYKPKSSQLMTYNIALGAKIKKSHSSDAQNLPIPATFIINKDGEIIWRQFDPNYKSRSSVKEIIENLQKL